Proteins from one Gemmatimonadales bacterium genomic window:
- a CDS encoding LytTR family DNA-binding domain-containing protein — MSPSCRVLVVDDEAPARRLARALLAEMDDVEVVGDAASGRAAVDAIRELRPDIVLLDVQMPGLDGFGVVAAVGVSNMPAVIFVTAYERYALNAFDVHAVDYLLKPFDNRRFRTAVERAIGRVRSGRSSELSGRLETLLNRLGRVRAPDRLAVKIDDRHVLIDAATIDCIEVSDKIVIVQTTEQTYRVRETLNSIERRLPSDQFVRIHRSVIVNIKRVKEIQPWFQGDYVLILKNGKKLMSGRAYRDVVRRFTARAE; from the coding sequence ATGAGTCCGAGCTGCCGTGTGCTGGTCGTGGACGACGAAGCGCCGGCCAGGCGTCTGGCGCGAGCGCTGCTGGCTGAGATGGACGACGTCGAGGTCGTTGGCGATGCGGCGAGCGGCCGGGCGGCTGTCGACGCGATCCGGGAACTCCGGCCCGACATCGTCCTTCTCGACGTGCAGATGCCGGGCCTTGACGGCTTCGGGGTCGTCGCCGCGGTCGGTGTGTCGAACATGCCCGCGGTGATCTTCGTGACGGCGTACGAGCGATATGCGCTGAACGCGTTCGATGTGCACGCGGTCGACTATCTGCTCAAGCCCTTCGACAACCGGCGATTCCGGACCGCGGTGGAACGAGCGATCGGCCGGGTCCGAAGCGGGCGATCGTCAGAGCTCTCGGGGCGACTCGAGACGCTCCTCAACCGCCTCGGCCGCGTTCGTGCGCCAGACCGCCTCGCCGTGAAGATCGACGACCGGCATGTCCTGATCGACGCGGCCACGATCGACTGCATCGAGGTGTCCGACAAGATCGTGATCGTGCAGACGACCGAGCAGACCTATCGTGTCCGGGAAACACTGAACAGCATCGAGCGACGGCTGCCGTCCGATCAGTTCGTGCGGATCCATCGATCGGTGATCGTGAATATCAAGCGTGTGAAGGAGATCCAGCCGTGGTTTCAGGGCGATTACGTGCTGATCCTGAAGAACGGCAAGAAGCTGATGTCCGGTCGAGCCTATCGCGATGTCGTGCGGCGTTTCACTGCGCGGGCGGAATAG